The region AGGCGGCATAGGCTTCCGTGTGCGGTTCCGATTGGAGAGCCCGGGTCGAAGCGATATTGAGAATAGAGGCTCCCTGGGGCATCGCGGGCAGGAGGTTGCGTACGGTCAGGTAGATACTTTTCAGATTGACGCCGAGAACGCGGTCCCAATCATCTGGTTCTAACATTTCAATGGGGAGTGAGTGGAATGTTCCGGCGTTGTTGATCACGACATCGACTTGAGACCAGGAGGAAATGACCCGAATAGCGGCCTCACTTACTTGATCGGGGAGGGAGACGTCGCAGGTCAGAGGCAGAAAGCTATCGGCATACGCTCTCCACTCCTCGGCGACTTCACCGAGAGCCTCCCGGTCAGAATCCCAGGTGGAAACCAACGCTCCTTCACTCAGGAAGCGGGCGCAGACGGCTTTTCCGATACCTTGGGCACCGCCGGTCACCACCACTTTCTTGTCAGAGAATTCGGACATGGTTAAATGTCTTTTCGGGTATGTCTTGGTGCGCCATTCACCATCAACCGACTAACAAACGTCCAATCTGGTATACCGCAAGAGACAGAACATAAGCCAGAACAAAGAGGTAGAGGAAGGCGAACCCGGTCCACTTCCAGCCCGCTTCCCGCTTGATGGCCCCCAGAGTCGCCACGCAGGGGATATAGAGGAGCGAGAAAACCATGAACGAAAAGGCGGACAAGGGGGTGAAGTAGCGAAGAAGGGCGTTCCCGAGATATCCTTCGCCTCCGAAAAGCGCTCCCAGGGTTCCCACCACCACTTCCTTGGCCACGGTGCCGAAGATCAGGGAGACCGAAGCCTGCCAGAAGCCAAACCCGAGGGGACGAAACAACGGAGCGAAGAATTCGCCCATCCGCCCCATCAGGCTTTCACTGGAGGCGTATTCCACTCCGGCGGGAAGCGAGGCTAAAAGCCAGACGGCAATGACTACCAAGAAGATGATTGTTCCGGCTTTACGCAGAAACAGGGCGCTTTTACGCCAGGACTCACCA is a window of Atribacteraceae bacterium DNA encoding:
- a CDS encoding SDR family oxidoreductase, which encodes MSEFSDKKVVVTGGAQGIGKAVCARFLSEGALVSTWDSDREALGEVAEEWRAYADSFLPLTCDVSLPDQVSEAAIRVISSWSQVDVVINNAGTFHSLPIEMLEPDDWDRVLGVNLKSIYLTVRNLLPAMPQGASILNIASTRALQSEPHTEAYAASKGGVLALTHALAVSLSEKRIRVNALTPGWIEVSPGKKSSTRSPVGTGLREIDHHQHPARRVGTPEDIAEACFFLSSSRAGFITGTHLVIDGGMTIKMIYAG